The genomic interval GTTATAGACGATTACCGAGAAGTCGGCGGCGGCGACCCGGTCGAAATTCTCGATCAGCCGCTTGCCCGAGTCGGTCTTGACGATCTTGTCGAAAAACAGCTTGTAGCTCTTACCCTGAGACTGCATTTGCCGGCGCAGGAAATCTTCCTCGTGCTGATTCTTGCCCCCGTGCTCGTTGTCGTTGAGCCACAGATCGGGCATGATCTTGTCGATCGCCAGCGGCGTCAGCCCGGCGAAAATCGCGTTGCGCGCATACTGGGTGGCCGTCGGCAGAATGCTGCAATAGAAATCCTCCTGCTCGACGTCGAACAGTCCGTGCAGCACCGGACGGATCATCCGCCACTGGTCCAGCCGGAAATTGTCGATCAGAAAGAGGGTCGTCTTGGCCGAGGCGTCCACAATAGGAAAGACTTTCGAGCGGACCAGCTGGTGAGACAGCACCGGAGCGTCGGCATCGCGGTCCGAGAACCAGCTCAGGTAGTTGGCGCGGACGAACTTGGCGAACTCGTTGTTCGCCTCGTTCTTCTGGTACGACAGGATCTCGCGCACGCCCGGATCGGTCGACTCGGTCAGCTCGACCTCCCAGCCCACGAGCTTCTTGTATATCTGCACCCAGTCGGCGAACGTCCGCGCGGAGGCGAACGACGAGGCGATGAGACCGAACTCGCTGCGGTAGTCGGCCGTCGTCTGCTCGGTGACGAGCTGCTGGCTGTGGACGTTTTTCTTGATCGACAGCAGCACCTGATTCGGATTGACGGGTTTGATCAGGTAGTCGGCGATCTTCGACCCGACGGCCTTGTCCATGATGTTCTCCTCCTCGCTCTTGGTAACCATGATCACCGGCGTCATCGGCCGCAGCTCCTTGATTCGCGGAAGCGTCTCGAGACCCGTCAGGCCGGGCATCATTTCGTCGAGGATGATCAGGTCGAACGGCTGGGACGAAGCCAGATCGATCGCGTCGTAGCCGTTGTTGCTCGTAACCACGTCGTAGCCCTTGCCCTGAAGAAACAGAATATGGGGCTTAAGCAGGTCGATCTCGTCGTCGACCCACAGGATTTTGGCTGCACTCATCGCTTCACCGATTTTATTTCATACAAAGATAGCTAAATTCGGCACATGCGTCGCGCGGCGCGACGCATGCCCTTTACAAATAATGCAAAAACCGGACTTTTATTGTCCGGAGCCGCAGACTAACCTGTAACTTTCAGCGTTATATCACTGGCAAACCGGGATCAAGCCGCCGCCTCGGACGGCGAAAGCGCGTCGCATGCGGCAGAATACCACCGTCTCAGATTGTAAACAACTGAAAAACAATACGATAACTAAAAATTTACTGTTTTTCACTACTTTGGGCTGATTTTTGCGTGTGCGGGAAATAGAAACGGAATAGGAGTGAAAGAGTTAGCATTTTCCCGCAGCAGGAAAAAATATTTACTCCCGTAATTTCTTTATAAGGAAATAAAGATATATATTTGCACTCCAATGGACTAAGGGGAAAAATAAGTTTAAACTAAATATTTTTGGATTATGACAAAGGCGGATATTGTTAACGAAATTTCAAAAGGCACCGGTGTCGAAAAAGCGCAGGTGCAGCAGATCGTGGAAGCGTTCATGGAAAGCATCAAGGACTCGCTGACCTCGAACAAGAACGTCTACCTGAGGGGCTTCGGCAGCTTCATCGTCAAGAGAAGAGCGGAGAAGGTGGCCCGCAACATTTCGAAAAACACGACTATTACGATCCCTGCCCACAACATCCCGGCATTCAAGCCGGCCAAGAGTTTCGCAGGCAAAGTAAAAGCCAATGCCAAATAATTAACCATCTTTATTAAACCTTACGATTATGCCAAGCGGTAAAAAAAGAAAAAGGCATAAAATGTCTACCCACAAGCGCAAGAAACGTCTGAGAAAAGACAGACATAAAAAGAAAAAGTAGGTAGCACTTTTATGTGTCGGAATGTTATAAACCTAAAGTACCCAAGGGTCTTTAGGTTTATTGCATATTGAATGTCCGTAACCCACTCCCCCGCACGCGTCGCCGAACAAGGCGGCCCGACCGCCCTCAAGGGACTCCGCGTGCGAAGAAACCTCACAGACTCTGATGAATAAAGAACTAATTATCAACGTAACCCCCAGCGAGATCGCCATCGCCCTGTTCGAGGACAAGCAACTGGTCGAGCTGAACAAGGAAAAGTGCAAGACGGGATACTCCGTCGGCGACATCTACCTGGGGAAAGTCAAGAAGATCATGCCCGGCCTGAACGCCGCGTTCGTCAACATCGGGTATGAGAAGGACGCTTTCATCCATTATCTCGATCTGGGCCCGCAGTTCACCTCGCTGCACAAGCTCGTCGGCACGCTGACCTCCGGGAAGAGAGCTCCTCTGTTTCAAAACATACGCCTCGACAAGGCGATGGGCAAGACCGGCAAGATTTCGGGTTTCATAGCCAGCGGCCAGCCCATTCTCGCGCAGATCGCCAAAGAGGCCATATCGACCAAAGGTCCGCGGCTGACGTCCGACATCTCGCTGGCCGGACGCAACGTCGTGCTGATTCCCTTCTCGAACAAGATATCCATTTCGCAGAAAATCCGCTCCAACGAAGAGCGCAACCGGCTCAAGCGGATCGCCTCGGCCGTGCTGCCCAAGAATTACGGCGTCATCATCCGCACGGCCGCGATGGGCCAGCAGGACGCAGACATCGAGCACGACATCACGTCGCTCGTGCGTCGCTGGGAAAAAGTGCTCGACGGCCTGCGCAACCAGACGCCCCCGTCGCTGATCCTGAACGAGGAAAACCGCACGACGACGATCATCCGCGACCTGCTCAACGGGTCGTTCAGCAGCATATACGTCGACGACCACACCGTGTACGAAGAGATCCGCGAATACATCCGGATGATCGCCCCGGACAAGGAAAAGATTGTCAAGCTGTACAAAGGCAGCACGCCGATCTTCGACAACTTCGACGTGTCGAAGCAGATCATGTCGCTGTTCAGCAAGTACGTCTCGCTCAAGAAGGGCGCCTACCTGATCATCGAGCATACCGAGGCGCTGCACGTCGTGGACGTCAACAGCGGCAACCGGGCGAAAGTCGACAACGATCAGGAGCGCACGGCGATGGACGTGAACCTGGCCGCCGCGGCCGAAATCGCGCGTCAGCTCCGGCTGCGCGATATGGGCGGCATCATCGTGATCGACTTCATCGACCTGCACAAGAGCGAGAACCGCAACGCGCTGGTCGAGAAGATGCGAGAGCTGATGGCCGGCGACCGCGCGAAACACACGATCCTGCCGCTGTCGAAGTTCGGGCTGATGCAGATCACGCGCCAGCGGGTACGGCCCGAGACGCACATCGACGTGCGGGAGACCTGCCCGGCCTGCCACGGCACGGGCCTCGTCGCGCCCGCCGTGCTGATCGACGACCAGATCGAGAAGCAGATCGCCTATTTCGTGAAGGAGAAAAAGCTGAGTTACCTGAAGCTGAGGGTCAGCCCCGTCGTGGCGGCCTTCGTCAAAAAGGGCTTCCCGTCGCTCCGCACGCGGTGGATGTTCAAGTACCGTTGCCGCATCCGCGTCGCTTCGGACAATACGACGGGCATCATCGAGACCCGCTTCTTCAACCGCGAGGACGAAGAGTTGATTTGACGCGCATATGACGATCGCCGAGCTGGAACAGATTTTCACCGATCAGCAGGCTTTCCGGCAACTGACCGAGAGCATCCGTCCGGGGAGTACGGTACAACTCGCGTCGCTGGTCGGATCGTCGCTGTCGCTCGTCGCGCACGGAGCGATCGCCCGTCTCGGAGGCGTCCACGTCCTGGTCGCCGAAGACCGGGATACGGCGGGCTATCTTTACAACGACCTCTATCCGCTCACGGGCGGAGAGGGGTTGTTTTTCTTTCCAACGGGCTACAAGCGCTCGATCCAGTACGGACAGGAGGACCCGTCGGGCCTCGTACAACGCACGACGGCGCTCAACGCACTGCGAAGCGCGGCGGACAAGCCGCTGATTCTGTGCACATATCCCGAGGCGCTGACCGAAAAAGTCGCCGACCGGGAGCGGCTGAGCGACAGCGTACTGAAGTTGCGCCGAGGGGACAATCTGTCGACCGCTTTCGTCGAGGAAGCGTTGCGGGAATGCCGTTTCGAACGGGTCGAGTTCGTCTACGAACCGGGACAATACTCGGTTCGCGGCGGCATCGTCGACATTTTCTCCTATTCGGACAACAAACCCTATCGGATCGACTTTTTCGGCGACGAGATCGACTCGATCCGGCCGTTCGACGTCGGCACGCAGCTCTCGACCGGCACGCTCGACGAGGCGGAGATCGTTCCGAACCTCAAGACGGTAACCTCGGTCGAGCATCGCGTCTCGCTGGCCCGGTTCGCGGGAGAAGTCACCTACTGGATCGCCGACGGAGACTACACGCTCAAGCGCTTCGACGACATCCGGACGAAGATTCTCGGCGATCTGGACGAGCCGTCGTCGATCGACACGCTGGTCACCAGCCGCAAAGGATTTCTCTCCGACGCGAAGAAGGCGGCTTTCGTGTTGTTGCGCGACAACGTCCGCGAGCGGCCCGCCGAAGTCCGCGTCGCGTTCGACACGACGCCCCAGCCCGAATTCAACAAGAAATTCGATCTGCTGGCCGACGACATCAACGCGAACCGTCTGAGAGGTTATTCGACCTGTCTGCTCTCCGACAACAAGGCTCAGATCGAGCGGCTGTCGAACATCTTCAACTCGATCGGAGAGAAGAACGTCGTCTTCGACTCCGTTCCTCTGGCACTGCACGCGGGGTTCGTCGACCATACGTCGAAAAACTGCTTCTACACCGATCACCAGATATTCGACCGCTACCAGCGCTACCGTATCCGGGGCGAGCTGGACCGGAGCGAAAGCCTGACGATTCAGGAGCTCAACTCGCTGAAAGTAGGCGATTACGTCGTGCACATCGACCACGGCGTCAGCCGCTTCGGGGGACTGACGCGGACGGTCGAGAACGGCAAGGTGCACGAGGCGATCAAGCTCGTCTACCGCGACAACGACGTGCTGCTGGTAAACGTCCACGCG from Alistipes ihumii AP11 carries:
- a CDS encoding PglZ domain-containing protein; this encodes MSAAKILWVDDEIDLLKPHILFLQGKGYDVVTSNNGYDAIDLASSQPFDLIILDEMMPGLTGLETLPRIKELRPMTPVIMVTKSEEENIMDKAVGSKIADYLIKPVNPNQVLLSIKKNVHSQQLVTEQTTADYRSEFGLIASSFASARTFADWVQIYKKLVGWEVELTESTDPGVREILSYQKNEANNEFAKFVRANYLSWFSDRDADAPVLSHQLVRSKVFPIVDASAKTTLFLIDNFRLDQWRMIRPVLHGLFDVEQEDFYCSILPTATQYARNAIFAGLTPLAIDKIMPDLWLNDNEHGGKNQHEEDFLRRQMQSQGKSYKLFFDKIVKTDSGKRLIENFDRVAAADFSVIVYNFLDILSHARTETQIIRDLAEDEAAFRSLTRSWFEHSDLLELMRLVAERGHTVIVTSDHGTIQVDRPVRVQGDRETSSNLRYKTGRNLGFNPKEVFAITKPEQAHLPKSNITSTYIFAYNRDFFVYPNDTNRFVRYYNDTFQHGGISMEEMIIPFIVMKPR
- a CDS encoding HU family DNA-binding protein encodes the protein MTKADIVNEISKGTGVEKAQVQQIVEAFMESIKDSLTSNKNVYLRGFGSFIVKRRAEKVARNISKNTTITIPAHNIPAFKPAKSFAGKVKANAK
- a CDS encoding Rne/Rng family ribonuclease, with the translated sequence MNKELIINVTPSEIAIALFEDKQLVELNKEKCKTGYSVGDIYLGKVKKIMPGLNAAFVNIGYEKDAFIHYLDLGPQFTSLHKLVGTLTSGKRAPLFQNIRLDKAMGKTGKISGFIASGQPILAQIAKEAISTKGPRLTSDISLAGRNVVLIPFSNKISISQKIRSNEERNRLKRIASAVLPKNYGVIIRTAAMGQQDADIEHDITSLVRRWEKVLDGLRNQTPPSLILNEENRTTTIIRDLLNGSFSSIYVDDHTVYEEIREYIRMIAPDKEKIVKLYKGSTPIFDNFDVSKQIMSLFSKYVSLKKGAYLIIEHTEALHVVDVNSGNRAKVDNDQERTAMDVNLAAAAEIARQLRLRDMGGIIVIDFIDLHKSENRNALVEKMRELMAGDRAKHTILPLSKFGLMQITRQRVRPETHIDVRETCPACHGTGLVAPAVLIDDQIEKQIAYFVKEKKLSYLKLRVSPVVAAFVKKGFPSLRTRWMFKYRCRIRVASDNTTGIIETRFFNREDEELI